From the genome of Deltaproteobacteria bacterium, one region includes:
- a CDS encoding argininosuccinate synthase, which translates to MKKGVKRVVLAYSGGLDTSVIIKWLIENYGCEVVAFVADIGQGAEVKPLRKKAIKTGASKIFIKDLREEFARDYVFPMLRSGAYYEGGYLMGTSIARPIIAKAQMDVARAVGADAVSHGATGKGNDQVRFELTCYAINPHIKIIAPWREWDMKGRTDLIDYAEKHGIPVTATKKKPFSTDRNLYHISFEGGILEDLTKEPPSDTFVMTVPPEKAPNKPTYVSVGFKDGVPVTVNGKKLSPAVLVETLNKIGGKNAIGRIDCVESRYVGMKSRGIYETPGGTILHAARRAVESITMDREVMHLRDSLAVRYAELVYYGYWFSPERTALQKLVDEACMGVTGEAKLKLYKGNITIASRKAEGSLYHPDFATFEEDTVYDQKDAEGFIKINALRLKIKAMTSKRKK; encoded by the coding sequence ATGAAGAAAGGCGTAAAACGCGTTGTGCTTGCCTATTCGGGCGGGCTGGATACGTCCGTAATAATCAAGTGGCTTATCGAGAATTACGGCTGCGAGGTAGTGGCCTTTGTCGCTGACATAGGGCAGGGAGCCGAGGTAAAGCCGCTTAGGAAGAAGGCCATAAAGACCGGGGCATCGAAGATTTTTATAAAAGACCTTCGCGAGGAGTTCGCCAGAGATTACGTGTTCCCGATGCTCCGCTCGGGCGCGTATTACGAGGGCGGGTATTTGATGGGCACCTCGATTGCGAGGCCGATAATCGCAAAGGCGCAGATGGATGTAGCCAGGGCAGTCGGAGCCGATGCCGTATCTCACGGCGCAACCGGAAAAGGCAACGACCAGGTAAGGTTCGAGCTTACCTGCTATGCCATAAACCCGCACATAAAGATAATCGCGCCGTGGAGAGAGTGGGACATGAAGGGCAGGACCGATTTGATAGACTATGCCGAGAAACACGGCATCCCGGTCACTGCCACGAAGAAAAAGCCCTTTAGCACAGATAGAAACCTCTATCACATAAGCTTCGAGGGCGGAATACTCGAAGACCTCACAAAGGAGCCTCCGTCAGATACGTTTGTAATGACAGTACCGCCTGAGAAGGCCCCGAATAAGCCGACTTACGTAAGTGTAGGATTCAAGGACGGAGTGCCGGTAACCGTTAACGGTAAGAAACTTTCTCCGGCTGTCCTTGTCGAGACGTTAAATAAGATTGGCGGCAAGAACGCAATCGGAAGAATAGATTGCGTTGAGAGCCGCTATGTCGGCATGAAGTCCAGAGGCATATACGAGACCCCGGGTGGCACTATACTGCATGCGGCAAGAAGGGCAGTTGAGTCCATAACCATGGACAGAGAGGTAATGCACCTTAGGGATTCTCTCGCAGTGCGTTATGCCGAACTCGTGTACTACGGGTACTGGTTCTCGCCCGAAAGGACTGCGCTACAAAAGCTCGTTGATGAGGCGTGTATGGGAGTTACCGGAGAGGCGAAACTGAAGCTCTATAAGGGTAATATCACCATAGCTTCGAGAAAGGCCGAGGGCTCGCTCTATCATCCGGACTTTGCTACCTTCGAAGAAGACACTGTTTACGACCAGAAGGACGCCGAGGGGTTCATAAAGATAAACGCTCTTAGGCTAAAGATTAAGGCAATGACCTCGAAAAGGAAGAAATGA
- a CDS encoding fumarylacetoacetate hydrolase family protein, producing the protein MRLLRFQKDGRACSGMAEGDTVYELKGGDVLGCGQAYTEIKAEKGEKAGELSSFKLLSPVLPSKIVAIGLNYKAHAAEFNKELPSEPMMFLKPSTSVIGPGDAIVYPSHMSRRVDYEAELAIVAGKTAKDVEAGDARDYILGYTCINDVTARDLQGKDVQYTRAKGFDTFAPIGPWIETELKDPMNVRVESYLNGEKRQDSSTSDMIFSVYELFSFVSKVMTLYPGDVIATGTPSGVGKMKPGNTIEIRVEGIGSLLNTVVERTQK; encoded by the coding sequence ATGAGGCTTTTAAGGTTTCAAAAAGACGGCAGAGCCTGCTCGGGCATGGCCGAGGGCGATACGGTTTACGAATTAAAGGGCGGCGATGTGCTTGGCTGCGGCCAGGCGTATACTGAAATAAAGGCAGAGAAGGGCGAAAAGGCAGGAGAGCTTTCTTCGTTTAAGCTCCTTAGCCCCGTGCTTCCGTCCAAGATTGTTGCTATAGGGCTTAATTACAAGGCGCACGCTGCAGAGTTTAATAAGGAACTTCCATCCGAGCCCATGATGTTTCTAAAGCCGTCGACCTCTGTCATAGGCCCTGGGGATGCAATAGTCTATCCTTCGCACATGTCCAGACGCGTCGACTACGAGGCCGAGCTTGCAATTGTTGCCGGGAAGACGGCAAAGGACGTAGAAGCGGGCGATGCCAGGGACTATATCCTCGGCTATACCTGCATAAACGACGTTACTGCCAGGGATTTGCAGGGTAAAGACGTCCAGTACACGCGTGCCAAGGGGTTCGATACCTTCGCGCCAATAGGGCCGTGGATAGAGACAGAGCTTAAAGACCCGATGAACGTGCGCGTGGAGAGCTACTTAAACGGAGAGAAGCGGCAGGATTCCTCCACAAGCGACATGATTTTCAGCGTGTATGAGCTTTTCAGTTTCGTAAGCAAGGTAATGACGCTTTACCCGGGCGACGTCATAGCAACGGGCACGCCTTCGGGGGTCGGCAAGATGAAGCCCGGCAATACCATAGAGATACGGGTCGAGGGCATAGGCTCTCTTTTGAATACCGTAGTTGAAAGAACACAAAAATAA
- the argF gene encoding ornithine carbamoyltransferase, protein MHLLKISDLKKTQLEALIERSLVLKSMRKRGEEHTPLKGKTLGMIFEKPSTRTRVSFEAAMYQLGGNAVFLSHGDSQIGRGEPVRDTSRVMSRYVDGVMMRTFAHSIIDEFAKYSSVPVINGLTDKHHPCQVLADIMTVIEKKGGFEGLKFVWVGDGNNMANSWIEAAAKLSLDLTVACPAGYEPDKEILKKAKAKKDSKIEVTNSFEAAMKDADVINTDVWASMGQETEKEKRAKAFAGFEVNEAAMKLCKEDAVVLHCLPAHRGEEISDGVIEGANSVVWDQAENRLHVQKAVLEWLIGGIEP, encoded by the coding sequence ATGCACTTATTAAAGATTTCGGATTTGAAGAAGACCCAGCTCGAGGCACTTATAGAGCGTTCCCTGGTGCTAAAGAGCATGAGGAAGAGGGGCGAGGAGCATACCCCTTTAAAGGGTAAGACCCTTGGTATGATATTCGAAAAGCCCTCTACCAGGACCAGAGTATCCTTTGAGGCTGCCATGTACCAGCTTGGCGGCAATGCCGTATTCCTTAGCCATGGAGATTCCCAGATAGGCAGGGGCGAGCCTGTTCGTGATACATCCAGGGTCATGAGCCGCTACGTAGACGGCGTTATGATGCGTACCTTTGCCCATTCCATAATTGATGAGTTTGCCAAGTACTCGAGCGTGCCGGTTATAAACGGCCTTACCGACAAGCACCACCCGTGCCAGGTGCTTGCCGATATCATGACGGTAATAGAGAAAAAGGGCGGATTCGAGGGGCTTAAGTTCGTATGGGTTGGCGACGGCAATAATATGGCCAACTCCTGGATAGAGGCAGCGGCAAAGCTATCTCTGGATCTTACGGTCGCGTGCCCCGCGGGATATGAGCCTGATAAGGAAATACTTAAAAAGGCAAAGGCCAAGAAGGACTCGAAGATAGAGGTTACCAATTCCTTTGAGGCAGCCATGAAGGACGCGGATGTCATAAACACGGACGTCTGGGCGAGCATGGGGCAGGAGACAGAGAAGGAAAAGCGGGCAAAGGCATTCGCCGGCTTCGAGGTGAACGAGGCGGCCATGAAGCTTTGTAAGGAGGACGCCGTTGTGCTGCATTGCCTTCCCGCGCACAGGGGCGAGGAAATATCCGATGGTGTTATCGAAGGGGCAAATTCGGTTGTGTGGGACCAGGCCGAGAACCGGTTGCATGTTCAGAAGGCCGTGCTCGAGTGGTTAATCGGCGGCATAGAGCCGTAG
- a CDS encoding LL-diaminopimelate aminotransferase: MSDEYIQQLFAERIGGENFGKDTKIYKFEKIKRAKAEARKSNPTKELLDFGVGEPDERAADVVVEALKIECGKPENRGYSDNGIAELKAAAAKYMDKVYGVSGLDPETEIIHSIGSKPALAMLPDCFINKGDAVLMTVPGYPVLATHAEWHGGTTVKLPLKEENGFLPDLDAIKEKDLKKAKILYINYPNNPTGATATVDFYKKVVEFAKTNNLVVVQDAAYAALSYESGKPLSFLTVPGAKDVGIEIHSFSKAYNMTGWRLAFLAGNKKVISAFANVKDNYDSGQFIAIQKAGVYALEHPDLTDKITAKYKRRLALMVDALNAVGFKAKMPGGSFYLYVKAPKGANGTQFKSAEEVSEYFIKNAHISTVPWDDVGSYLRFSATFVAKDKEDETRVIEEMGKRLGALHLAF; the protein is encoded by the coding sequence ATGTCAGATGAGTACATCCAGCAACTCTTTGCCGAGCGCATAGGCGGCGAGAACTTCGGCAAAGATACAAAAATATACAAGTTCGAGAAGATAAAGCGGGCAAAGGCCGAGGCAAGAAAAAGTAATCCAACGAAGGAGCTTCTTGACTTTGGCGTTGGAGAGCCCGATGAAAGGGCGGCTGACGTCGTAGTCGAAGCCCTGAAGATAGAGTGCGGCAAGCCGGAGAACAGGGGATACTCAGATAACGGCATAGCGGAGCTTAAGGCTGCTGCTGCAAAGTACATGGACAAGGTCTACGGTGTTTCAGGCCTTGACCCGGAGACGGAAATCATACACTCCATAGGCTCGAAGCCGGCGCTTGCGATGCTTCCTGACTGCTTCATAAACAAAGGCGACGCGGTGCTTATGACAGTGCCCGGGTACCCGGTGCTTGCAACCCATGCCGAGTGGCACGGAGGAACTACCGTTAAGCTTCCTCTTAAGGAAGAAAACGGATTTCTCCCGGACCTGGACGCGATAAAGGAAAAGGATTTAAAAAAGGCGAAGATACTCTATATCAATTATCCCAACAACCCGACGGGCGCAACCGCTACCGTGGATTTCTATAAGAAGGTTGTGGAGTTCGCGAAGACGAATAACCTCGTTGTGGTGCAGGATGCCGCCTACGCCGCACTTAGCTACGAGAGCGGCAAGCCGCTAAGCTTCCTTACCGTGCCCGGGGCAAAGGATGTCGGCATAGAAATCCATTCCTTCTCAAAGGCCTATAACATGACGGGCTGGAGGCTTGCCTTCCTTGCCGGAAATAAGAAGGTCATAAGCGCATTCGCAAACGTCAAGGACAACTACGATTCAGGGCAGTTCATCGCGATACAGAAGGCGGGCGTGTACGCGCTCGAGCACCCGGACCTTACCGATAAGATAACAGCCAAGTACAAGAGGCGTCTTGCCCTTATGGTGGACGCGCTAAATGCCGTGGGTTTCAAGGCAAAGATGCCCGGAGGCTCGTTCTATCTTTATGTAAAGGCGCCAAAGGGCGCAAACGGGACTCAGTTTAAATCGGCTGAGGAAGTGTCCGAGTACTTCATAAAGAACGCGCACATCTCTACCGTGCCGTGGGACGACGTGGGCAGTTATCTTAGGTTCTCGGCCACGTTCGTTGCCAAGGATAAAGAAGACGAGACGCGCGTCATCGAGGAAATGGGTAAGCGCCTTGGCGCCCTTCATCTGGCGTTCTAA